The following proteins are encoded in a genomic region of Pseudomonas saponiphila:
- a CDS encoding tyrosinase family protein, which translates to MVFIRRDVGKLSGDWDPTLLWYARAVGVLRQRPITDRTSWRFLAGIHGFSEFWWKRDGYLKADERLPKESERLLYWDQCQHSNWFFLPWHRGYLASFEQIVRDEVVRLGGPQDWALPYWNYNEGSQSLNLPPAFAAKVLPDNEGPNPLYVENRFGISGNGEVVLNADLIKLDCLDEPRYEGGKHGTPPGFGGTPKSLYRGGVTGRLESCPHNVVHTEVGGSKQVRIADDGSRYEVRGLMSYPETAALDPIFWLHHANIDRLWQVWLDSPDEHSNPDKSHWYNGPDKLSRPFIVPQVNGEPWKFKVVEVLDTLAPRLNYRYDNTAPVKSQGNRLHQRLQRLGLAAGQLQNFSVSGALMVKEPETEVIGANQAPLDIVGHSVQTSVQLDKQGAQQVFNSLKSNVLAASLTPPDRVFLNLENIRGNNDAVLLEVYVNLPADADPTQHPELRAGVLSLFGVSSASRADQEHGGHGITEVFEITDIIDALHLGGITSADQLNVRLVSRAAVPAEDQITVARVSLTRLGG; encoded by the coding sequence ATGGTTTTTATACGGCGTGATGTCGGGAAATTGAGCGGCGATTGGGACCCGACCCTGTTGTGGTATGCCAGGGCGGTGGGAGTTCTGCGCCAGCGACCGATCACCGATCGCACCAGCTGGCGGTTTCTCGCGGGGATTCACGGCTTCTCCGAGTTCTGGTGGAAGAGGGACGGCTACCTCAAGGCCGACGAGAGGCTACCGAAGGAATCGGAGCGGCTGCTGTACTGGGACCAATGCCAGCACTCCAACTGGTTCTTTCTGCCCTGGCATCGCGGTTACTTGGCGTCTTTCGAGCAGATTGTGCGTGATGAGGTTGTCCGACTGGGCGGTCCCCAGGATTGGGCCTTGCCTTATTGGAATTACAACGAGGGGTCGCAGTCCCTGAACCTGCCTCCAGCCTTTGCTGCCAAGGTCCTGCCCGACAACGAGGGACCCAATCCACTGTATGTGGAAAACCGGTTCGGTATCTCAGGTAATGGCGAGGTGGTGCTCAATGCTGACCTGATAAAACTCGACTGTCTGGACGAGCCGAGGTACGAGGGTGGCAAACACGGTACCCCGCCCGGTTTCGGCGGCACTCCGAAATCCCTGTACAGAGGCGGAGTCACAGGTCGCCTGGAGTCGTGCCCGCACAACGTCGTCCATACCGAAGTGGGGGGCTCCAAGCAGGTGCGAATCGCGGACGACGGTTCTCGGTATGAGGTTCGCGGCCTGATGAGCTATCCCGAAACCGCCGCGCTGGACCCGATCTTCTGGCTGCACCATGCCAACATCGACCGCCTGTGGCAGGTCTGGTTGGACAGCCCCGATGAGCACAGCAACCCCGACAAATCCCACTGGTACAACGGCCCCGACAAGTTGAGCCGGCCCTTTATCGTGCCCCAGGTCAATGGCGAACCGTGGAAGTTCAAGGTAGTGGAGGTGCTCGACACCCTGGCGCCCAGGCTCAACTATCGATACGACAACACGGCTCCCGTCAAGAGCCAAGGCAACCGCCTGCATCAGCGCTTGCAGCGCCTAGGGCTGGCAGCCGGTCAATTGCAGAACTTCAGCGTCAGCGGAGCATTGATGGTCAAGGAGCCGGAAACAGAGGTCATAGGGGCTAATCAGGCGCCGTTGGACATAGTCGGGCACTCGGTGCAGACCTCGGTGCAACTGGACAAGCAGGGCGCGCAACAGGTGTTCAACAGCCTTAAGTCGAACGTGTTGGCTGCCAGCCTGACGCCGCCGGACCGGGTATTCCTCAACCTGGAAAACATTCGCGGCAACAACGATGCGGTGTTGCTGGAGGTCTATGTCAACCTGCCGGCCGATGCCGATCCGACCCAGCATCCGGAGCTGCGGGCCGGCGTCTTGTCGTTGTTCGGCGTGAGCAGTGCCAGTCGTGCCGACCAGGAGCATGGTGGGCACGGCATTACCGAGGTGTTCGAGATCACCGATATCATCGATGCCCTGCACCTGGGGGGCATCACCTCGGCGGATCAGTTGAATGTTCGCCTGGTCTCCAGGGCGGCGGTGCCGGCCGAAGACCAGATTACGGTGGCACGGGTCAGCCTCACCCGGCTCGGCGGTTGA
- a CDS encoding vWA domain-containing protein, whose translation MGRNAGPGPAHRRPPRSAELAKKALGIRPRTYRGADAKPRAGHLDQGRHGASRAAGSGSINWPGTLLKGRPRLREDLLFRLRSRSPHELWLVIVDASASTRRHSALSDAKGLLAQLFDDAYRQRARLALLTASGRAPNWQVQGLKASKDLRHWLDGLGAGGGTPLSQALAEASQWLERRQRRLPAEQQRVLLITDGRLKSLPPLQPLNCPTLLLDIERGPIRLGRARELAASLNAAYQHLDVHTP comes from the coding sequence ATGGGGCGAAATGCCGGCCCAGGCCCTGCCCACCGGCGCCCGCCGCGAAGTGCCGAGCTGGCCAAAAAAGCCCTAGGCATCCGCCCCCGTACTTACCGGGGGGCGGATGCCAAGCCCCGGGCGGGGCATCTGGATCAAGGCCGGCACGGCGCCAGTCGCGCGGCCGGCAGCGGTTCGATCAACTGGCCCGGCACCTTGCTCAAGGGCCGGCCGCGGTTGCGTGAAGACTTGCTGTTTCGCCTGCGCAGCCGCTCGCCCCATGAACTGTGGCTGGTGATTGTCGATGCCTCGGCCTCGACCCGTCGCCACAGTGCCCTGAGCGACGCCAAGGGCCTGCTGGCGCAACTGTTCGACGACGCCTACCGCCAGCGCGCGCGCCTGGCCTTGCTGACCGCCAGCGGCCGCGCACCGAACTGGCAGGTCCAGGGCCTGAAGGCCTCCAAGGACCTGCGGCACTGGCTCGACGGCCTCGGCGCCGGTGGCGGCACGCCCTTGTCACAAGCCCTGGCCGAGGCCAGTCAATGGCTGGAGCGGCGCCAGCGGCGCCTGCCGGCGGAGCAACAGCGGGTGCTGCTGATCACCGATGGCCGCCTGAAAAGCCTGCCGCCGCTGCAGCCTTTGAACTGCCCGACCTTACTGCTCGACATCGAACGCGGCCCGATCCGCCTTGGCCGGGCCCGCGAACTGGCCGCGAGCCTCAACGCCGCCTACCAGCACCTCGATGTCCATACCCCCTGA
- a CDS encoding phospholipase D-like domain-containing protein: MRVLVRNDKDDFRVKAYAGTNGVLLAMDLDASRRQGLLGFAIEKQAAGKPWLFLFNSLTFPGKAHTFAQYNATPSDQAPLQKFRWADYAVNPGATLNYRVHLVYGSPDAPQLGEALELSISADNGQPPGQRVIFNRAVAASQAFSRKFPELDALLSANKNLAIEDWPDAPRQWLENGLLEELLGFIQRATDASWSLDIAIYEYQLQAIIDAVNAAFDRGVRVRVLYHAAPGDADTTMNQASLQHLPQDCKRGRVTHAIFHDKFIVLSRLDASGQRQPQAVLCGSTNFTANGVYRQANVLHSLDRADLAGRYLEVFEQVWATPEDVGATRQWLTQHNPMQPDAPLFAGFSPRSGQGDLSEFVEIINGARRDLLFVTAFALPDSILDALLGQPHDDVLRYGLQNTASRITGFHADRTAEFAATALLNNGLEGWLKEGLKGQKGNLLVHTKAIVTDFTSEAPVIISGSHNLSVGASQSNDENFLIIRGDTDLADRYGLELLRFYEHYRFRYFAKQLALKQVQPLAVDDSWSNAYYLEGDLRQLSRLRFSGR; this comes from the coding sequence ATGCGGGTACTGGTGCGTAACGACAAGGACGATTTCCGGGTCAAGGCCTATGCCGGGACCAACGGCGTGCTGCTGGCCATGGACCTGGATGCTTCGCGGCGCCAGGGCCTGCTGGGCTTCGCCATCGAGAAGCAGGCCGCCGGCAAGCCCTGGCTGTTCCTGTTCAACAGCCTGACCTTCCCCGGCAAGGCCCATACCTTCGCGCAATACAACGCCACCCCCAGCGATCAGGCGCCGCTGCAGAAATTCCGCTGGGCCGATTACGCGGTCAACCCCGGCGCCACCCTCAACTACCGGGTGCACCTGGTGTATGGCAGCCCCGACGCGCCGCAACTGGGCGAGGCCCTGGAGTTGAGCATCAGCGCCGACAACGGCCAGCCTCCGGGGCAGCGGGTGATCTTCAATCGCGCGGTGGCCGCCAGCCAGGCGTTCTCGCGCAAGTTTCCCGAACTGGATGCGCTGCTCAGCGCCAACAAGAACCTGGCCATCGAGGACTGGCCGGACGCGCCCCGGCAATGGCTGGAAAACGGCCTGCTGGAGGAACTGCTGGGCTTTATCCAGCGCGCCACGGACGCCAGCTGGAGCCTGGACATCGCCATCTACGAGTACCAGTTGCAGGCGATCATCGATGCGGTGAACGCGGCCTTCGACCGTGGCGTGCGGGTGCGGGTGCTGTACCACGCCGCCCCCGGCGACGCCGACACCACGATGAACCAGGCCAGCCTGCAGCACCTGCCGCAGGACTGTAAGCGCGGGCGGGTGACCCACGCCATCTTCCACGACAAGTTCATCGTCCTCAGCCGCCTCGACGCCAGCGGCCAGCGCCAGCCCCAGGCGGTGCTCTGTGGCAGCACCAACTTCACCGCCAACGGTGTCTACCGCCAGGCCAACGTGCTGCACAGCCTCGACCGCGCCGATCTTGCCGGGCGCTACCTGGAGGTGTTCGAACAGGTCTGGGCGACCCCGGAGGATGTCGGTGCCACCCGCCAATGGCTGACCCAGCACAACCCCATGCAGCCCGATGCGCCACTGTTCGCCGGGTTTTCCCCGCGCAGCGGCCAGGGCGACCTGAGCGAGTTCGTCGAGATCATCAACGGCGCCCGCCGCGACCTGCTGTTCGTCACCGCCTTCGCCTTGCCCGACAGCATTCTCGATGCCTTGCTCGGCCAACCCCATGACGATGTGCTGCGTTATGGGCTGCAAAACACCGCCAGCCGCATCACCGGCTTCCACGCCGACCGCACCGCCGAGTTCGCCGCCACCGCCTTGCTCAACAACGGCCTGGAGGGCTGGCTCAAGGAGGGCCTCAAGGGCCAGAAGGGCAACCTGCTGGTGCACACCAAGGCCATCGTCACCGACTTCACCAGCGAGGCGCCGGTGATCATCAGCGGCAGTCACAACCTCAGTGTCGGCGCCAGCCAGAGCAACGACGAGAACTTCCTGATCATCCGTGGCGATACCGACCTGGCGGACCGCTACGGCCTGGAATTGCTGCGCTTCTACGAGCACTACCGGTTCCGCTACTTCGCCAAGCAACTGGCCCTCAAGCAGGTCCAGCCCCTGGCGGTGGACGACAGCTGGAGCAACGCCTACTACCTGGAAGGGGATCTGCGCCAGTTGTCGCGGCTGCGTTTTTCCGGGCGTTGA
- a CDS encoding ATP-binding protein codes for MSDTPHFPLSAVVGAESLKLALCLTAIDPKIGGVLIEGPRGMAKSTLARGLADLLSSGQFVTLPLGASEERLVGTLDLDAALGEGRAQFSPGVLAKADGGVLYVDEVNLLPDHLVDLLLDVAASGTNLIERDGISHRHSAKFVLIGTMNPEEGELRPQLLDRFGLNVALSGQPAPEERGQIIRRRLDFDSDPQGFCAQWAEPQATLRERCQQARAALAGIPLDDQALALITERCFAAAVDGLRADLVWLRAARAHAAWRGAPAIAEEDIDAVAEFALRHRRRQVPPSAPSSGPSPQVPASANPSPDPSEGQGQWGEMPAQALPTGARREVPSWPKKP; via the coding sequence ATGAGCGACACCCCCCATTTCCCGCTGTCCGCCGTGGTCGGCGCTGAAAGCCTGAAACTGGCCCTGTGCCTCACCGCCATCGATCCGAAGATCGGCGGTGTGCTGATCGAAGGCCCCCGCGGCATGGCCAAGTCGACCCTGGCCCGGGGCCTGGCGGATCTGTTGTCCAGCGGGCAGTTCGTCACCTTGCCCCTGGGCGCCAGCGAAGAGCGTCTGGTGGGCACCCTGGACCTGGACGCCGCCCTGGGTGAAGGCCGTGCGCAGTTTTCCCCTGGGGTGCTGGCCAAGGCCGACGGTGGCGTGCTCTACGTCGATGAAGTCAACCTGCTGCCCGATCACTTGGTGGACCTGCTGCTGGACGTGGCCGCCAGCGGCACCAACCTGATCGAGCGCGACGGCATTTCCCATCGCCATTCGGCGAAGTTCGTGTTGATTGGCACCATGAACCCGGAAGAGGGCGAACTGCGCCCGCAACTGCTGGACCGCTTCGGCCTCAACGTCGCCCTCAGCGGCCAGCCCGCCCCCGAAGAGCGCGGGCAGATCATTCGCCGCCGTCTGGATTTCGACAGCGATCCCCAGGGCTTCTGTGCCCAATGGGCCGAACCCCAGGCCACATTGCGCGAGCGCTGCCAGCAGGCGCGGGCTGCCCTGGCCGGCATCCCGCTGGACGACCAGGCCCTGGCGCTGATCACCGAGCGCTGCTTTGCCGCCGCCGTGGACGGCTTGCGCGCCGACCTGGTCTGGCTGCGCGCGGCCCGGGCCCATGCCGCCTGGCGCGGTGCTCCGGCGATTGCCGAGGAGGATATCGACGCCGTGGCCGAGTTCGCCTTGCGTCACCGGCGGCGGCAGGTTCCCCCCAGCGCGCCGTCATCGGGGCCAAGCCCCCAGGTACCGGCATCCGCCAACCCGAGCCCCGACCCCAGTGAAGGTCAGGGCCAATGGGGCGAAATGCCGGCCCAGGCCCTGCCCACCGGCGCCCGCCGCGAAGTGCCGAGCTGGCCAAAAAAGCCCTAG
- a CDS encoding DUF2182 domain-containing protein has product MLSIPAFCGSLPLAGYALGWQGIEQVLLFNPPQQLLLGWWLMLLAMLPLLLAQPLFYVWHRSLRRKRWQGIALFVLGFGAVWSLAGVLLMGLVVAVRVWFGLSAWPFFFAVVLPCLVWQASPFKQHCLNQCHRQPRISAFGLGYVRDCLGFGLSAGAWCVGSCWPLMLLPVLLEQGHVALMLLGMLWMLYERLLRPRVLRWYWPWPRHPRGLS; this is encoded by the coding sequence ATGCTGTCGATTCCGGCGTTCTGCGGCAGCCTGCCGTTGGCCGGTTATGCCTTGGGCTGGCAGGGTATCGAGCAGGTGTTGCTGTTCAACCCACCGCAGCAATTGTTGCTGGGCTGGTGGCTGATGCTGCTCGCCATGCTGCCTTTGCTGTTGGCGCAACCCTTGTTCTACGTCTGGCACCGTAGCTTGCGGCGCAAGCGTTGGCAGGGCATTGCCTTGTTCGTGCTGGGCTTTGGTGCGGTCTGGAGCTTGGCAGGGGTGCTGCTGATGGGGCTGGTGGTGGCGGTCCGGGTGTGGTTTGGCCTGAGCGCGTGGCCGTTTTTTTTCGCCGTGGTGCTGCCGTGTCTGGTCTGGCAGGCCTCGCCGTTCAAGCAGCATTGCCTGAACCAGTGCCACCGGCAGCCGCGGATCAGTGCATTTGGCCTGGGCTATGTGAGGGACTGCCTGGGGTTTGGCCTGTCCGCTGGGGCTTGGTGCGTAGGTTCCTGCTGGCCGCTGATGCTGTTGCCGGTGCTGCTGGAGCAGGGGCATGTGGCGCTGATGTTGCTGGGCATGCTGTGGATGCTCTACGAACGCCTGTTGCGGCCTCGGGTCTTGCGCTGGTACTGGCCCTGGCCGCGGCATCCGCGGGGACTGTCCTAG
- the cobN gene encoding cobaltochelatase subunit CobN, with product MHLLRTQPGGFVADDNIADLGQTPAELVILCSGDSSLALLADAAEQLPEDYPSFRLANPMQVQNHASVDLYVDQVLRHAKVILISLHGGIAYWRYGVERLVELSQRGVQLILVPGDDRPDPELSDLSTVPAIERDRLWQFLRQGGRDNALNFYRCLASGLLGRDYPWSEPQTLPRTAIYHPQKSQAALSDWQGDWQPGQAVAALLFYRSHLQAANTGFIDLFCQRLQAAGLNPLPIAVASLKEAGCLSQVEDWLDETAAGVILNTTGFAQSSPEAPHLRPFRRNIPVIQAICAQDNEPGWRDSEQGLGPRDLAMHIALPELDGRIISRPISFKDLAWRSERSQSDVVCYRGQPERMDFVAELARRWVELGRLDNGDKRIALVLANYPTRDGRIGNGVGLDTPAAALNILKALRAEGYPLPAELPASGSELIRQLLGGVSNDLDSLDQRPCQQSLALDDYAAMFQALPPVNREAVLQRWGAPQQDPMFRNGRMMIAGLRFGLTFVGIQPARGYQVDPSAVYHDPDLVPPHGYLAFYFWLRQTYGAHALIHVGKHGNLEWLPGKGVGLSQNCWPDALLGPLPNIYPFIVNDPGEGAQAKRRTQAVIIDHLMPPLTRAETYGPLRNLELLADEYYEAQLLDPRRARELQRDILQLVRETHIDRELQLEGALDSDADAAIWLPRLDTYLCDLKESQIRDGLHVFGESPEGRLRLDTLLALLRIPRGDGKGAHASLLRALAKAFGLDFDPLDCALAEPWTGRRPQALRQISDALWRTAGDARERLELYAAELIEAALRGPVAQLDQPGWEPVQSIIDGLREVVAPRLDACGPAEMHGLLEALNGRFVPAGPSGAPSRGRLDVLPTGRNFYSVDVRNLPTTTAWRIGFQSANLILERHLQDHGDHLLHLGLSVWGTATMRTGGDDIAQAMALMGVRPVWATGSQRVDDFEILPLSLLDRPRVDVTLRVSGFFRDAFANLIRLFDAAVLAVAALDEPEEMNPLAARVRAEREALIASGLDRDTAARQAGWRIFGAKPGAYGAGVQGAIDGRLWRSREDLAEVYLNWGGYAYGGQDEGTAAREQFATRLGQVQAVLQNQDNREHDLLDSNDYYQFQGGMLAAVESLSGGKAASYHGDHSQPDLPKIRTLKEELNRVIRSRAANPKWIEGVKRHGYKGAFEMAATLDNLFAFDATTELIDDHQYALLADAYLLDDSTREFVRQHNPHALRDMTERLLEAQQRGLWQEPGDYREALEHLLLDIEEDG from the coding sequence ATGCACCTGCTCAGGACCCAGCCCGGCGGTTTTGTCGCGGACGACAACATCGCCGACCTCGGACAAACCCCCGCCGAACTGGTGATCCTGTGCAGCGGCGACTCCAGCCTGGCGCTGCTGGCGGACGCCGCCGAGCAGTTGCCCGAGGACTACCCCAGCTTTCGCCTGGCCAATCCGATGCAGGTGCAGAACCATGCCTCGGTCGACCTGTATGTCGACCAGGTGCTGCGCCATGCCAAGGTGATCCTGATCTCCCTGCACGGCGGTATCGCCTACTGGCGCTACGGTGTCGAGCGGCTGGTGGAGCTGTCCCAGCGCGGCGTGCAGCTGATCCTGGTGCCGGGGGACGATCGCCCCGACCCCGAACTCAGCGACCTGAGCACTGTGCCTGCCATCGAGCGCGACCGCCTGTGGCAGTTCCTGCGCCAGGGCGGGCGCGACAATGCCTTGAATTTCTATCGCTGCCTGGCCAGCGGCCTGCTGGGGCGCGACTACCCTTGGAGCGAACCGCAGACTCTGCCACGCACGGCGATCTATCACCCGCAAAAAAGCCAGGCCGCCCTCAGCGACTGGCAGGGCGATTGGCAGCCTGGCCAAGCCGTGGCGGCGCTGCTGTTCTACCGCTCCCACCTGCAGGCGGCCAACACTGGTTTCATCGATCTGTTCTGCCAGCGCCTGCAAGCGGCGGGGCTCAACCCCTTGCCGATCGCCGTGGCCAGCCTCAAGGAAGCCGGCTGCCTGAGTCAGGTTGAAGACTGGCTGGATGAAACCGCGGCCGGGGTGATCCTCAACACCACCGGCTTTGCCCAATCCAGCCCCGAGGCCCCGCACCTGCGGCCGTTCCGGCGCAATATCCCGGTGATCCAGGCCATCTGCGCCCAGGACAACGAGCCGGGCTGGCGCGACAGCGAGCAGGGCCTGGGCCCGCGGGACCTGGCCATGCACATCGCCTTGCCGGAGCTGGACGGGCGCATCATCAGCCGGCCCATCAGCTTCAAGGACCTGGCCTGGCGCAGCGAGCGCAGCCAGTCGGACGTGGTGTGCTACCGCGGCCAGCCCGAGCGCATGGATTTTGTCGCCGAGCTGGCCCGGCGCTGGGTCGAACTGGGGCGCCTGGACAACGGCGACAAACGCATTGCCCTGGTGCTGGCCAACTACCCGACCCGGGACGGGCGCATCGGCAACGGCGTCGGCCTGGATACCCCGGCAGCGGCATTGAATATCCTCAAGGCCCTGCGCGCTGAAGGCTATCCGCTGCCGGCCGAGTTGCCCGCCAGCGGCAGCGAGCTGATCCGGCAGTTGCTGGGTGGGGTCAGCAACGACCTGGACAGCCTCGACCAGCGTCCGTGCCAGCAAAGCCTGGCCCTGGACGACTACGCGGCGATGTTCCAGGCGCTGCCGCCAGTCAATCGCGAGGCGGTGCTGCAACGCTGGGGCGCACCGCAGCAAGACCCGATGTTCCGCAACGGGCGGATGATGATCGCCGGCCTGCGCTTTGGCCTGACCTTCGTCGGCATCCAGCCGGCCCGGGGTTATCAGGTGGACCCCAGCGCGGTCTACCACGACCCGGACCTGGTGCCGCCCCATGGCTACCTGGCGTTCTACTTCTGGTTGCGCCAGACCTACGGCGCCCATGCGCTGATTCACGTCGGCAAGCACGGCAACCTGGAATGGCTGCCGGGCAAGGGCGTCGGCCTGTCGCAGAACTGCTGGCCGGACGCGCTACTGGGGCCGCTGCCGAACATCTATCCGTTCATCGTCAACGACCCGGGGGAGGGCGCCCAGGCCAAGCGCCGCACCCAGGCGGTGATCATCGACCATCTGATGCCGCCGCTGACCCGCGCCGAAACCTACGGCCCGCTGCGCAACCTGGAACTGCTGGCGGACGAATACTACGAAGCCCAACTGCTGGATCCACGGCGCGCGCGGGAGCTGCAGCGGGACATTCTGCAACTGGTGCGCGAAACCCATATCGACCGTGAGCTGCAACTGGAGGGTGCCCTCGACAGCGACGCCGATGCCGCCATCTGGCTGCCGCGGCTGGACACCTACCTGTGCGATCTCAAGGAATCGCAGATCCGCGATGGCCTGCACGTGTTCGGCGAATCCCCCGAGGGCCGCTTGCGCCTCGACACCCTGCTGGCCTTGCTGCGCATTCCCCGGGGCGATGGCAAGGGCGCTCACGCCAGCTTGCTGCGGGCCCTGGCCAAGGCCTTCGGCCTGGATTTCGATCCATTGGACTGCGCCCTGGCCGAACCCTGGACCGGGCGTCGGCCGCAAGCGTTACGGCAGATCAGTGATGCGCTGTGGCGTACCGCTGGCGATGCGCGCGAGCGCCTGGAGCTGTATGCCGCCGAGTTGATCGAAGCGGCGCTGCGGGGCCCGGTGGCGCAGCTGGACCAACCCGGCTGGGAGCCAGTGCAGAGCATTATCGACGGCCTGCGCGAGGTGGTCGCACCACGCCTGGACGCTTGCGGCCCGGCGGAGATGCACGGCCTGCTGGAAGCCCTGAACGGGCGTTTCGTCCCCGCCGGGCCCAGCGGCGCGCCCAGCCGTGGGCGGCTCGACGTGCTGCCCACGGGACGCAACTTCTATTCGGTGGACGTGCGCAACCTGCCCACCACCACCGCCTGGCGCATCGGTTTCCAGTCGGCCAACCTGATCCTCGAACGCCACCTGCAGGATCACGGCGACCACCTGCTGCACCTCGGCCTGTCGGTGTGGGGCACCGCCACCATGCGCACCGGCGGCGACGACATCGCCCAGGCCATGGCCCTGATGGGCGTGCGCCCGGTGTGGGCCACCGGCAGCCAGCGAGTCGACGATTTCGAGATCCTGCCCCTGAGCCTGCTGGACCGGCCGCGGGTCGACGTGACCCTGCGGGTGTCCGGCTTTTTCCGCGACGCCTTCGCCAACCTGATCCGCCTGTTCGACGCGGCGGTGCTGGCGGTGGCGGCCCTCGATGAGCCTGAGGAGATGAACCCGCTGGCGGCCAGGGTCCGCGCCGAGCGCGAAGCCTTGATCGCCTCCGGCCTGGATCGGGACACCGCGGCCCGTCAGGCCGGCTGGCGGATCTTCGGCGCCAAGCCCGGGGCCTACGGCGCCGGGGTCCAGGGCGCCATCGACGGTCGCCTGTGGCGGAGCCGCGAAGACTTGGCCGAGGTCTACCTGAACTGGGGCGGCTACGCCTATGGCGGCCAGGATGAAGGCACCGCCGCCCGCGAGCAGTTCGCCACCCGCCTGGGGCAGGTGCAGGCGGTGCTGCAGAACCAGGACAACCGCGAGCACGACTTGCTCGATTCCAACGACTACTACCAGTTCCAGGGCGGCATGCTGGCGGCGGTGGAAAGCCTCAGCGGGGGCAAGGCCGCCAGCTACCACGGCGACCACAGCCAGCCGGACCTGCCGAAGATCCGCACCCTCAAGGAAGAGCTGAACCGGGTGATCCGCTCCCGGGCGGCCAATCCGAAGTGGATCGAAGGGGTCAAGCGGCACGGCTACAAGGGCGCCTTCGAAATGGCCGCGACCCTGGACAACCTGTTTGCCTTCGACGCCACCACCGAACTGATCGACGATCACCAGTACGCGTTGCTGGCCGATGCCTATCTGCTGGACGACTCGACCCGCGAGTTCGTCCGCCAGCATAATCCCCACGCCTTGCGTGACATGACCGAGCGCCTGCTGGAAGCTCAGCAGCGTGGCCTGTGGCAAGAGCCGGGTGATTACCGCGAGGCCCTGGAGCACCTGCTGCTGGATATTGAAGAGGACGGTTGA